The following proteins come from a genomic window of Scomber japonicus isolate fScoJap1 chromosome 4, fScoJap1.pri, whole genome shotgun sequence:
- the wu:fl23c11 gene encoding interleukin-17 receptor C, which produces MPNTDVTHVELKAVLCCSARQDCEPCLRIIITIKETGHAHYISEESGDQNDDELTNPVAEGSAQFLPPKSEVKVQLSSPGIIDCYKMIQFKPSYHPESTHELLLTEKVTFGSVYVVNVYTHGDQNITIPSLEEACSMELEGSVKDCEVPRLQAETDKQKNLVLQLKDTNRTDGLMVSILWNEMSRNILAWPKGKEKMVLSSNFVAPCLCFQVWWSEKPLRKEFCPFKNQQDVLEGMLHNVSVSMVEGGSGLSWNVTAPCRLEAVVWLCKKDPVGGQCEEVTGSRQSLHSNMDARWIATHNGHWKIGHFNGTSHPLLCVQMKINGSESSLEPHCPFETPRLRWGLPLLIGLLLIGLAVLGAYFVQGFIKVNVLRRLKKDDVKGAVGGCHVVLLYPPDDDQALPGLMCHLGSSLQALGFSVSLDLWNQVELSALGPVPWLHSRLDKLQRQGGKVVLVLTQTAWIRAEEWGAASWERNTPREKNMEEKEAGRSNTTSPCADVFSASLSCILADYLQGRAGERFMLVQFESLPPEPPGGCRPLPELFRGLHLYSLPSQSLGFLTELAGARQMATASARRKRAGGLRMASRALARGLSGFTAGTTVFRLAGMPQTCVRVGVEDSGETMPLQPCHISPPSSPDTSLKVSEMEWV; this is translated from the exons ATGCCAAATACAGATGTAACTCACGTGGAACTTAAAGCAGTTCTGTGCTGTTCAGCCAGACAAGACTGTGAACCTTGTCTGAGAATAATCATCACAATCAAAG AAACGGGTCATGCACATTACATTTCTGAGGAGTCTGGTGACCAAAATGATGATGAGCTCACAAATCCAGTGGCAGAGGGAAGTGCTCAGTTTCTGCCTCCTAAGTCAGAAG TGAAAGTGCAACTTAGCTCCCCGGGCATCATAGATTGTTACAAGATGATCCAGTTTAAACCAAGCTACCATCCTGAGTCCACGCATGAG CTGCTGTTGACAGAGAAAGTGACATTTGGCAGTGTTTATGTAGTCAACGTCTACACACATGGTGATCAAAATATCACAATCCCATCCTTAGAAGAAG CATGCTCCATGGAGCTTGAAGGGAGTGTAAAGGACTGTGAAG TTCCCAGACTTCAAGCAGAGACTGATAAGCAGAAAAATTTGGTCCTGCAACTGAAAGACACCAACCGAACAGATGGGCTGATGGTCTCGATACTTTGGAATGAAATGAGTAGAAATATCCTTGCATGG CccaaagggaaggaaaaaatggtCCTTTCGTCAAACTTTGTTGCACCATGCTTGTGCTTTCAG GTGTGGTGGTCTGAAAAGCCACTTCGAAAAGAATTCTGCCCTTTCAAAAACCAACAAG atgTACTGGAAGGAATGCTGCacaatgtgtctgtgtccaTGGTGGAGGGTGGCTCAGGGCTGAGCTGGAATGTGACTGCCCCCTGCAGGCTGGAGGCAGTCGTGTGGCTGTGCAAGAAAGACCCGGTAGGAGGCCAGTGTGAGGAGGTGACGGGCTCCAGACAGAGCCTCCACAGCAATATGGATGCACGCTGGATTGCAACACATAACGGACactgg AAAATCGGACATTTCAACGGGACATCACACCCTCTGCTTTGTGTTCAG ATGAAGATAAATGGGTCGGAGTCATCCTTGGAACCCCACTGTCCATTTGAAA CCCCTCGATTGAGATGGGGTCTGCCACTCCTCATCGGATTACTACTGATTGGTTTGGCCGTTCTCGGAGCCTATTTTGTTCAAGGGTTCATAAAAg TAAATGTGTTGAGACGGCTGAAAAAAGATGATGTTAAAG gtgCTGTGGGTGGCTGTCATGTGGTGTTGTTGTACCCGCCTGATGATGACCAGGCTTTGCCAGGGCTCATGTGCCACCTGGGCTCATCCCTGCAGGCTCTTGGCTTCAGTGTATCTCTGGACCTGTGGAACCAGGTTGAGCTCAGCGCACTGGGCCCTGTGCCTTGGCTCCACTCAAGACTGGACAAACTTCAAAGGCAGGGCGGCAAAGTGGTGCTAGTCCTAACCCAAACTGCGTGGATAAGGGCTGAAGAATGGGGAGCTGCCAGCTGGGAAAGAAACACACCTAGGGAGAAGAACATGGAggaaaaggaggcaggaagaagcAACACTACATCTCCTTGTGCAGATGTTTTTAGTGCTTCATTGAGCTGCATTCTGGCAGACTATTTACAGGGCCGTGCTGGTGAGAGGTTTATGTTAGTGCAGTTTGAATCACTTCCACCTGAGCCTCCAGGTGGCTGCCGACCGCTGCCAGAACTTTTCCGCGGCCTTCATCTTTACAGCCTCCCTTCCCAGAGTCTGGGTTTTCTGACTGAACTTGCTGGGGCTCGACAAATGGCTACTGCATCAGCTAGACGGAAGAGGGCAGGGGGGCTCAGAATGGCATCCCGAGCTCTGGCACGCGGGCTGTCAGGGTTCACAGCAGGAACAACTGTGTTTCGCCTTGCAGGGATGCCCCAGACTTGTGTCAGGGTAGGAGTGGAAGACTCTGGGGAGACAATGCCCTTGCAACCATGTCATATTTCACCACCCTCCAGCCCTGATACAAGCCTCAAGGTCAGTGAAATGGAATGGGTCTGA
- the LOC128357481 gene encoding protein disulfide isomerase Creld1, whose protein sequence is MWWAWPFLPALVLLSELSVVRVQTAPCQTCQKLTESFIKGLEKTANKNFGGGNTAWEEEKLAKYARSETRLLEIVEAACEKTDFDCNQLLEQIEDQVETWWFHRQQEAPDLFEWLCIEELRLCCPPGRFGPDCKECPSGPGGVCGGLGRCEGEGTRLGDGECVCDPGYSGHLCQSCADGYFREKSSNDSKGACAACYHSCKKCVGPQDYKCLDCKPGWLLHDNKCVDVDECGTELARCPSNTYCHNTEGSYECRGCDQACVGCMGSGPARCKKCARGYRLKGSKCLDVDECSERAIACPGLNEACINEVGSFHCDCADGFIRRDSICVENKPPTGPEKGLFDDMTDDEVLVLQQMFFGVVICALATLAAKGDMVFTAIFIGGVAAMAGYWLTEKGDYMLDGFLKGR, encoded by the exons ATGTGGTGGGCCTGGCCATTCCTGCCTGCTTTGGTGCTCCTCTCAGAGCTCTCTGTGGTGAGAGTCCAGACAGCACCATGCCAGACCTGCCAAAAACTCACTGAAAGTTTCATTAAG ggcTTGGAGAAAACGGCTAACAAGAACTTTGGAGGAGGTAACACTGCCTGGGAGGAAGAGAAGCTGGCTAAGTATGCACGCAG TGAGACTCGGCTCCTTGAGATAGTAGAAGCTGCTTGTGAGAAAACAGATTTTGATTGTAACCAACTGCTGGAGCAGATAGAAGACCAAGTGGAGACATGGTGGTTCCACAG GCAGCAGGAGGCACCTGACCTGTTTGAGTGGCTGTGCATAGAGGAGCTGAGACTTTGCTGTCCACCTGGACGCTTTGGACCTGATTGCAAAG AGTGTCCATCCGGCCCCggtggtgtgtgtgggggtcTGGGCCGCTGCGAGGGGGAGGGGACTCGCCTGGGTGATGGAGAATGTGTCTGTGATCCCGGATACTCGGGCCATCTGTGCCAGAGCTGTGCTGATGGCTATTTCAGAGAGAAAAGCTCCAATGACAGCAAAGGAGCCTGTGCAG CTTGCTACCACTCATGTAAGAAATGCGTAGGGCCGCAGGATTACAAATGTCTTGACTGCAAACCCGGTTGGCTCCTTCATGACAACAAATGCGTGG ATGTCGATGAATGTGGTACAGAGCTGGCTCGTTGTCCCTCTAACACCTACTGTCACAACACAGAAGGATCATATGAATGCAGAG GCTGTGACCAGGCATGTGTGGGCTGCATGGGTAGTGGTCCTGCTCGCTGTAAGAAATGTGCACGTGGCTACAGATTGAAAGGATCCAAATGTCTTG aTGTCGATGAATGTAGTGAACGTGCAATCGCATGCCCAGGACTCAATGAGGCCTGTATCAATGAGGTGGGCTCCTTCCACTGTGACTGTGCTGATGGCTTCATCAGAAGAGACAGCATTTGTGTCGAGAATAAACCTCCTA CTGGTCCAGAAAAGGGACTGTTTGATGACATGACAGATGATGAGGTCCTTGTACTTCAGCAGATGTTCTTTGGCGTTGTCATCTGTGCCCTGGCTACACTCGCTGCTAAAGGGGACATGGTTTTTACTGCTATTTTTATCGGAGGTGTGGCTGCTATGGCTGGATACTGGCTGACAGAAAAGGGAGACTACATGCTGGATGGATTCCTGAAGGGACGCTAG
- the LOC128357617 gene encoding uncharacterized protein LOC128357617, with the protein MRLPAISVAATPVCIPHNTPPARQSRCLVVTPMTFPLISESTQLWKSNQSIPRLNPLHPPLAHKRTISLETPAVHHHNHQRTLIMQRREHYRYHQVWRKPFFGTSSEREEYRKELRDQLNRQIEEKCVALRLQLASKVKEAEYAREVDCLALSSEREQRIQHIKAMSAYRDENKKLMEQSWRDRALTRSQEAMKERELLRLNPINWSGTLK; encoded by the exons ATGAGACTCC CCGCCATTTCTGTAGCTGCCACACCGGTGTGTATTCCTCATAACACACCTCCTGCCCGACAGAGTCGCTGCCTGGTTGTCACTCCCATGACTTTTCCTCTCATCTCAGAATCTACTCAGCTGTGGAAAAGTAATCAG AGTATTCCAAGACTGAACCCATTACATCCACCATTGGCCCATAAACGCACCATCAGTCTGGAGACGCCAGCTGttcaccaccacaaccaccagAGGACACTGATCATGCAGAGGAGAGAGCATTACAG GTATCATCAGGTATGGCGAAAACCCTTTTTTGGAACCAGCAGTGAGAGAGAAGAATACAG GAAGGAGTTGCGCGACCAGTTAAACAGGCAAATAGAGGAGAAATGTGTTGCACTGAGGCTGCAGCTGGCAAGTAAAGTGAAGGAGGCAGAGTATGCACGTGAGGTGGACTGCCTCGCCCTGTCCAGTGAAAGAGAGCAAAGGATCCAACACATCAAAGCAATGTCAGCGTACAGAGATGAAAACAAGAAG ctaATGGAGCAGAGCTGGAGAGACAGAGCACTAACACGGTCCCAGGAGGCCatgaaggagagagagctgCTGCGCCTCAACCCCATCAACTGGAGTGGAACACTGAAATAG